Genomic DNA from Prunus persica cultivar Lovell chromosome G1, Prunus_persica_NCBIv2, whole genome shotgun sequence:
TAATTTGCAAAATTATCCTCCTCAAAATCTCCGTTTGGAGATATTTCACCTTCCTCTCTTTCAATCTTGAAGTGTCTAGCAGACTCTTCAAGATATCTGAGACCTTTGGTGCCTTCTCCGATTGCTCCATTTGAGGATATAACAGGTCTTGTAGAATCACCACCCTGTGACGTCAATAGGAACATAAAAATCTTAAGCAGATATTTACCATGACAATACATAGATCAATATCCAAGACCTATTATCAGCTCTAGTCAATCCAAACGCCAGATTCATGGGTAGTGAGGAATACAATGAATGGATTGCCTTCCTAAAAGCTGGCACTAGACTTTATTTTATGATATACAAGTAAACCACAGATTTATTAACCGTCTAATTTCAATTCATCAAGATTCTAAACTATACCTTCAAGATGGTAACTTTAAATATCAAGTTTATGATCACAATAAAATCTAAACAAGAAGGCTACAGAATTTGCCAGCAAAGCCCACAGTTTATATAGACTCTAATTTCAGCTCATTTGATAGGTATGTTGTTAGAAATCTTTCAGCTTTTACCAAACAAACTCACGAGAAGACTCAACATGCCATGCACAGTATTCCACAAATCAGTAGAAAAGTCTGCCACAACATACCGTACAAAATCCCATgtacaaaatcaaaaaatatacTATATGAAACTCTCTTTGTTCCCATCTTAACTAAAATGTTCAATGTACATAAgaaccaaaattaaaaccattcaCAAATTGCAGAGTTAAATATTCTCTAACTAACCCTTCAAACATGAGTAATGAAACTATTAACTAAAATTAGTTTCATCATAAATGTATCACCGCACAGTTAACCTTACCTCTGATGAAGGTAACTCAAGCCCACCGTCAACAGTGCCATTACCCGGTCTGGATGGAGTAGGACTAAGCCctttcagaaagaaaaaagggtggGGTATTTCAGAAATCTAGTCATAGTTTGAAAATAAtagtaagaaaacaaaagaagcaaTATGTCCGGTTAGTACAGATAAAAACTTTCAGTGGTAACATTCTGCAAACCTGATGAGTTTTCTTGATTAGTTCTTCCATTACTTTGCTCCAACCCAGGGGGTGATAAATTAGAATTGACTAATCTTTCATTGGAATTGTCTTGTTTGCTAACTCCAGACGTTTCTTCGGCTGTAGATGCATTACTCTGCACTTTACCTTGTTGAGAGGTATTGCAGAAAGTATCACCTTTACACGCAGCACGATCAATGTCAAGGGAACTTTCATCCTTAACCCCATTGGCCCCATTTACTGCCCAAGTCCTGCAAGAGCTTGACTGTTCAGGTTGAATGCTTTCGTCTCCATTTCTTGACGAATTTAACTGTTTGGAATTCGTTGCAGTAGCACCGCCACCAGGACTGCCATCAGTGTCTCCCGCACTCACAGTACCATGTTTGCCAGTATGATTTTTCGCTTTCACTACATCTTCAGTATCTTCTGCACCTTGAGGCCGAGTAGGAACACCAAGCATTGGTTCAAGGAAGGTTGTCCATATCTTCATAACTTTATCCAATTGCTCGGTAGTGCAAACTTCTCCACAAGAATATTTGATGAGTTGATACAGATCTTCATGGATTTCAGGATCAGGGTACTCAAATTCCAAATTGGGAATAATAGGTCGTCTATTTCCAGCAGCGATTGAGAGAAGAACGTCATCTTCCTTCCGCTTCTTCTCACTGATCTCTTTAATCTCCGCCAGCAAGGCTGCAAAAGTTTGTTCACATCCACGAGAGGAAAGTGGAAACAATCAATAATTCCCATTGTAAAAAGAGTGATTGcaaaaaaatggaagaacatagattcttaataaattaaaaggaaacgaaagaaaaaagcctactttaattaataaaaagaatagAATGGCCCgcccaaaaaggaaaattaacaGTGTAGAATATGATCTCATTGATCTTTTACTTCAAGTAGCATACATAATTATTGTGGAAACTGCGATATGAAGTTTTTAGATTACCTTTTGTGCTTAAGCTCTTTGTGTCCTGTTGCTTGAAGTAGAAGCTACGATGATCAAGTGACTTGTGATAGTTCTTGGCATATATATCAGCCCAAACTTTATTAAAATCAGAACGACACCTTGCCCACTCTTCTTGCTTTTGCTTCAAACGGGTTAATATAACAGGCAAAGCTAATGGACCATTTTTTCTCAACACATCCATCACATCAAGCCCATGGTCACCATATAATCGCTCAATGCACCTCAGATTCAGAGCTagaaaagaagagaggagaagagtcccgtcaaatatatatatataaagaaaaaagaaaatcaacaacTGAGCTCAGATTACACAAACAGGCATTCCTCAATTCagtcattaaaaaatatataacctGTGAAGTGTTCTTCAATACGGATTGGACTGTCCATCTTGATTGTATTGTTATTGATCTTTTCTAAAAGTTCTTCAACACGCTTGGTCGTTACATTCACAGACTCTAACAACATATCCAGTTCAAACCTAAGaaaaacaataagaaaaattaccCAGTGACAGTCAATATAGCCAAAAACTGGAAATCCTTTCAAATAATTGGTAGTGCAATAAAGGGTAAAATATAGATGCAAACAACATGCACAagtttctctattttttcGACATTTACCTACCAGAAAACAAATGTCAGAAACAAAACACAggtttcataatttaaaaatcagTAATTTAAGTGCAAGAATGACAAAATAAAACCTATATGCCAATGACAATGAAGACAATTGGggagcaaaaaaagaaaaacagagaacaGCCACATTCAGTTGATGCCTCTtggaaacaaataaataaataaagagaaaatcaACGTAGATACTGAAAATCTAAGGCCAACCTATCATCCTCACAACGAAACAGGCTTTCTTCGTACTGGTTTTTGCGCATGTGTTTAAAAGAGTAATCCTCACTTCCAGAAGTGACGGATACCCAATGATCATTCAAAACTTCAGAAGCAAGCTCCGTTCTTTGGCTAGCAGAAGGTATTGGATACTGCAagacatatataaatacaaatttCTGTAAAAGCATCAAACCTCCTTAAAAGTAAACATAGATGATTATCTAAGAAAGCAACACATACATTCTTTGGAAGGAGACGATAGCTTGGAGTGCAGCGCTCGCAGTTAGAGAGGTCAAGCTCATTAATAGGTTTTGCCAAGTATTTATCCTTGCtagaaaatatagaaatcTTCTGGCCTCCGACTTCTTTATTTCCAGACGCACCATTTTTCTCAAGTCGATCCCTTTCTCGTGTTTCACGCTCTCTATCTTTAACCCCATCATCCCTTTCACGATCTCTATCCCTATCCCTATCCCTATCCTCTACCTTCACTGATCTGGGTAAATGTCCTTCATTCCACAAGGACTCTGTGATGAATCAAGAATTaaaagttgattttcaggTCTATAGACAAAgtacaaaactcaaaatgcatgTAAACCTCAAATtgaattaagaaagaaaaaaaaaaaggaagcccGTGCCAGTGCCCGAGCTCTTAAGATAAACTAAGAGGAGGATCTAACTTGTTGGAACAAAAAGGGAACAAATTATGTTACGTACTTTTACTCATGACACCAGCAAGGAACCCATCTGCAGGACAGGACTCAATTAGATATAGTGTTAATCACAGTACATAGAGcaggtaaaaataaaaattagactAAACCATTACCTTTCTTCTCACAACATGCCAAAAATTCATCAAACCCATCCATAAGATCTGGATACCTTCCAAGTAAATCACCCACCTACAAAAGCAGAAATCTACAAATTAGAGATTGTATTCTGATTAATATCCTTAAACGAGTAAGTAGATGATAACAGTTTATATCTATAATTCATGCACGTCTTACCAGAGACTGCAATTCGGATCTCGTAATAATTTCCTTGCTAAAAATATGGAGGCACTTCAGAAATTCCTGGTAATCATCAGGATTTCGTAACTTCTCCTTCACCTTGTCACAGTAAGCAAACTCCTGGCCATACATACCTGCCATGAGATGCAATGAGTAAACGAAGCTACTGAAGGAACAAGAACAAACAGGCAGATAAAGTgctcaacaaaaaagaaagaatgtaGAAACAATACTATACTTGATACTGACACTAAACTTATGCCTGTGCAATGACCTTGGCTATCCAAGGTCAGACAGTACTTACTTCCCCCCACACCCACCCCCTCCCCCTTTCTCACCCACACAAGCACACAAATACATATAGGAATAAAGCAAATTTCTTACTAGATGGATAGCTTTTCTGTACTAAGTAGTTGATCTCAATAAGTTTTGGTTAATATGTAAATTAGTTCAAAAACATCATAATCCTCACTTTTGGCAGAATTTTTATCATCATAAGAGGATGAAATGAGATGTTCTGCAAAGTTTTCATCGCCTTCCCCACCTGGATGCAATTGTTCAGTAGCCAAGTCTTCAGTCCTACGAGCAGATTTCCGTTTGTGGGGAAAATGTTGCATGTTGAAGTCCCTACTGCCATCATGGTCGAAATCTCTATCATCCCGGTCACGTTCTCGTCTTTCTCtatcttctctcctctccttctccttctcacCACGCCTCCTTTGCTCTTTGTCCACTTTCATCAGAGCTCTATCGTGGTCAGGATCAGGACGGTCAACACTGAGATCGTGGTCAGCATAAGAACCCATGGTCCTTTCTTTCTGGCAACAATGCACATGTACCAGATATTAGCTTCAACAACAATGAgatattaatatgaaaaataaaacataaaaagttGACACAAGGCTGAGAGGCTGAGAATGGAATAAACCTTGTCAACATGCATTTGCCGCATAGGGGGCATAGCAGAGCTCCTATCACGGAGCATTGCGTTTCTATGTGATGGAGCAAAGTGGATGGAGGCTGTTCCTGAAGTATCAGGTAAAAAGTGAGTAAACTCCACAAGTAAGTCTGAGTGTTCTTGGAAAAGTGCTGCAACCTGCAAAAGGTCAAATTGAAATTCTGAAACATGAGATGAATGAACATAATCAAATGAAGGGATAAGGTATGCGAAAGATGCACCAACACACCTCCTGGTAAACCTCTGTGATGGACTTGTTTTCCTTTCTGTACATATTCAGAATGTCTAAAAAAGATTTATAAACATGGTCATCGCCTTGAAATCGGGTCTGCAGGTAGAGAATTCATTAAGTTAGAAAACTTTATAGAAAACCTGCGACCTCAGATTAAGCTATGAAGTGATGTTCCCACCTTAATCTTGTTCACGAAATTGATAGCTTCTTCAAATTCAACAGGCTTCTTTTGAGGAGGCTGTGGCTCGTCCTCAAGTGGGAGGGTGATTTCATATCCCTTTGGCAAGAAGGTATTGAAACCTAATATTAGCTCTCGATGCCCTTTAAATAAATCCTTCACCCTCTCTATCACACCCGCAGTGTCAATTCTACAATCAACACAAGACACACAAACTCAAGTCAACAACACAAGCTCATATAAGCAAATGTCCACCCAACCCTCCATCAAGTAAAATAAGTTTATAAAGTCAAGTAAAGCATGTGTCATAATCGAACCTTTGGGCCTTAAAGTCTTTCATGACTTCAAGAAATTCTTCGTATTTATCCCTGTTGTCTTGAAATATATCCTTCACAGCCTTTAGATATGCTAAGGCATCACTTGTTGTTAGTTTCTGGGCAGCTGCTCCGCCCATCATCTGGGGTTGCCCCGAACTTCATTGCACAGAAAGAAACTTAGAAATTAGTTAACGTGTATCATTTCCAAACTCTTCCAGCAGATCAATAGCCCGGAAAACATATTTTTCACATAAAATTAAACATCATCTTAATTTTTATTCCACAAAAAGGAGAGATAAGAAAAGGCTGCACACATGACAAGGAtaataatttctatttttggtGTCTCCTTTATCCACACCCGAGGAAGATTGAAACTTCTGAAAGAACTGGTCCAAAGACCTAAACAAAAATCTGACCTTTTGTCAGCAAGCCAAACAAAAACGTTTAATTTCGAAGCTTTTTACTGTGAAATTACCATttgattttaatataaaaatcaaaagtgCAGGCACAAACAGTAAATCAACAAGCAGGGACTCGTCAAATTcaaacatcatcatcaagcagAATATACATGGATAATCAACCACAAACATTAACATAAGGCAAAactaaagcaaacaaaaaaatattaagaaaaaaaagaagagaaggagaTGAAGAACTTACGGCTCTCCTCGAGAGGAAACCATGGGCCGCTTGAGTTGTGAGGTCATAAAAACGTCTTCTCTGGACCTCTTCATCTCCGTCACAAACTCTTTCCCTCTTCAACCACAAATCATGCTTCAAACTGCGATTCAAAGCCCAAGGTAATCCTACAAAAACCAACTCGCTCATTCAAACACAAGCAACAAGCACAGAGCAGATCTAAaaccaaataacaaaaattgcaaCACAAACGGTGAGCAAAAGTGACATACAAACAAGAATTCTAATCCCAAGCTCTGAACAGATCACCTTTCGCAGCCAAATTCCTAACCACAAGAGAAAATTAGAGAGTAATTAACATTTACTTGAAGATAACGCAATGCTTAGATAAAATTTTCCGGGAAAAATACTGGACAATCTGGAAACGAAGATTACAAAGAGATCGTTAAGTCGTCTAATAGCCACCAAAGTCCTCCGGGACAAGCTTTTTTGTAAGCCAAACTCAAAAGAGCACACAAGGAGAAAGTTATATTGCGAAAATTATCGTGATTCTCTTAGCAACCTAAGGTGGGAGGGAATACGATATTAAGAAGCCAAATTATAAACTTTTCACCTtacgttttttcttttttatctttctcGGAAGACAAACAGAaaaccagagagagagagagagagagagagagggagagagagtttagAAAATGtggtatatataatatgggGATATAAATACAAGGTAACACTACTCTCCTACAgcgagaaggaaaaaaaattggggtgtggagagagagagagagagagagagagagagagagagaggaagtcAGTCAttatttcgtttttttttccccgGTCACATTAGGATTGTTTCCCGGTCGCATTAGGATGTGTTTACCGGTTATAGGCGGTTAAGGTCCTCCCACGTAATGAAAATTAGGGCTTTTGTCTCTATTAGGAGGTACTTAACTCCTCCGCATGAGTTAATTACAAAGGGGGCAGTGGCGAATTTTGGTGATTAAGTTGATGTGTTAGGGGTATATGAGTCACGTTAGTAAACTTGTGGCTTTTTAGCAGGGTCAGGTGAGAGTGGTGGATGTGTCAAAATTCTGGGCATGCCTTGCTTTTGGCGATTTAGGGTTAGGGCAAAGGCAAAGGGGGAGGAAGGAAGCCCGTAGATGTTATCTGTTATTGTtgttggtgtttttttttttttttatgggtgcTGCTGGTTTGGTATGAGTCTGTGAGTGGTTGTAGTAAACGGAGGTGGGTTTTGTAGATCATGATTTTTGATGATGAAATTGCGTCTAACAAAGCACTTGTCAAAGAGTAATTTAGCTTTGTAATCAATTTTtagatttggggttttttttttcttttgcttagCCTTTAAATATGATTTATCTGAGAATGTGGCTACAATTTCGATGTGAAAACTGTGATGGGCTGGGTCTCTGGTTAATGAAGGCCTTCTGGGTTTGGGGAGCTCACTTAGGTTGTGATTTAGATTTAGAATGCTTTGCTTTTAAGCAGAGCTAGGGCAACTTCAAAAGCCGACAGGGTCCTAGAATCCAACCTCAACTCAACTATGTAGTTCAACCAACATGCATTTCTCTAAGATTTGCTTTCCTCGTCCAGTTTTAGTGTGAAAATATTTGAACTGAAAACATGGCCCTATTTATGTGGGCAGTTAGTAGAAGCCCAAAAGGATAATAATGGATCAACACTCAAGGAGAGGCCCAATGGCTTCATAATTTTTTCCCAAATGGTGCCTTACATGTATGAGAGCCTAAACTTTGAATCCCTATGAGATTATCCCATCCTTTGGATCTTGTGGACAAAAGTGGAGAGAAATACTAAGCTTTGTGGACAATTCCAATTTGGTACTATGTGATTTCACTTGTGAGGCATGTTAGTTTATGTCCTCTCAATTTTTACAATTAGATATCACGgtctttttaatttattgtaatgtgattctGCCGTTAGGATTTCTATTAAATCTCATGTTCGTTGCCTATGTGGCATTTATGGGTCTCACATTTTTGTTTAAGTAATATTCatagaatatttaaaaataagaagaaaaaaaataccccATCATCCCCAAGCCATTTCCCGACTCCAATCCCAAGGCCCACGCCACTGCCCAAATTAATCCCAACTCATAGCCTCGACACCACCGCCGCCTCtgcctccacctccacctcgaCCACTGCCTCCACCTTCACCTCTACCGTTGCCCATATTCATCTCCAAAAATCCCAAATAACCCAAGACCAAAACCCAATCTCCAAACCCCAAATCCCCCATctctgaaatccaatccccaacTCAAAGCTGTGACCTTAAATTGAATACAAAAATATGCTAGGGAGCTTTTATAGCTACTCGAAAAAACCTATTATGCACTTCTTCTTATAAAAGGAAAGAGTGCAATATAaggaatataaaattaaattagtaATCAAATACCATCAAAATCATGAATAGGGAGTAGTTGATccaattctataatttctatATATAGGTTTCCCAGTTCTAAATACAGattctctcaaaaccctaaACTCTGTCTGAAGGTTTGCAGCTGCCGCCCCTAAAGGGGGTGTGTGGCTTCCCCATCTTCCATCTTTCTCTCCTCATCTCCCTTTTTCATTTCCTAGTTTTCTTCCCCTCTCCTATTCTCTCCCCAAATTTGTCTGGATTTTAGGTCCTTTTGCCCAAATCTATCTGGATcttgtcttttgtttgtttgtttgtttgtttgtgtgttttttgttgtaGGTCATTTTTGACTTTTGTTGTTCTTGAATGTGTCTTACTGTCATTGGGATGGTTGTGGTGTGGTGTTGTTGACCCAGCTTTTCTCTTTGGTTTTCATTGTGTTTTTGAAGCAAGTATTGCAATCCACTGTAGACCCCATGACTTTGTTGCAGCTTTTGGTCAACGCATATGAAATTTGCTCTAATTCAGTGTTTGGAGTTGGAAAAGTGATTGTTGCTGGTTTGTGTGGGATCGGATTTTGCCTGTGCAAAATAAGAGGTTTAGCCATGTTGGTGCTACGAGTCTCTTTGGTTTGCTAGAAAGGAAGTAGTGCGATGTCcttatttttgtgtttattttagTCTAATAATTCTCAGAAACTCAATAGGAGTTTGATGATGTATGTATTTAGTGTTCGACTTTTCGATGCGGATTTGCATTTACTGCCGTTGCACTGTGGATCTGTATTGTAGGTCTAAGTACAAATGCTTCTTGTCTGCAAAATTGGAGTTTTTAGGTTTTTCTGGCATGCGTAATTCTCTCTAGATCAaactaatttatatttgtgttTGGTCACTGGAGATTTTGTACTCATATTTGGCATTGCGACTATTCTGTACTTTTTTCTgtgttatcaataaaattactatcgcttttaatcaaaaaaataaataaataaatatatataggttCCCCAATTCATTGATTTCCCTCATTACTTATAAGCAAACATGACATTAGGGAATTGTTATTGTCGGCCAGAACAGTTATTATGCACTAattattatctatatatataaagcaaactACAGAGTAtggtaaaatattcaaaataccataaaatgtcattgattaatacaaacattaagaattgaaattattaattagataaggataatatgataaatttacactttttcatattaaattttttttttaaaaaaagaagataatatgtcctatttttatggaacataactacttattatttttttaaattctaaaataaagtttaattttaaaattttaaaattaaaaaaacaaaaaaacaaaaaccaattggcattGTAGTCTCTGGGCTTTCGTAGCAATGCCAACCTACTTGGGGAATTGGGCCCATTTCCAAGGTCCAGCTGAGCCCCATGGGTAACTGGTATATAAGCCATGATCACTGGCTGGGCAAGTAGACCCCCTGAGCCTGCCTTCATATAGTTAAGAGGCCTAACCTATCTTTATGAGACCCAACCCCTTCACCAAGGCAGAAGGCCCATTTTAGCATATGCagccaaaaccaaaatcagaAGCAGTAGATGATTGTCCTGTCTTGTCTTG
This window encodes:
- the LOC18793378 gene encoding paired amphipathic helix protein Sin3-like 4 isoform X1; the encoded protein is MKRSREDVFMTSQLKRPMVSSRGEPSGQPQMMGGAAAQKLTTSDALAYLKAVKDIFQDNRDKYEEFLEVMKDFKAQRIDTAGVIERVKDLFKGHRELILGFNTFLPKGYEITLPLEDEPQPPQKKPVEFEEAINFVNKIKTRFQGDDHVYKSFLDILNMYRKENKSITEVYQEVAALFQEHSDLLVEFTHFLPDTSGTASIHFAPSHRNAMLRDRSSAMPPMRQMHVDKKERTMGSYADHDLSVDRPDPDHDRALMKVDKEQRRRGEKEKERREDRERRERDRDDRDFDHDGSRDFNMQHFPHKRKSARRTEDLATEQLHPGGEGDENFAEHLISSSYDDKNSAKSMYGQEFAYCDKVKEKLRNPDDYQEFLKCLHIFSKEIITRSELQSLVGDLLGRYPDLMDGFDEFLACCEKKDGFLAGVMSKKSLWNEGHLPRSVKVEDRDRDRDRDRERDDGVKDRERETRERDRLEKNGASGNKEVGGQKISIFSSKDKYLAKPINELDLSNCERCTPSYRLLPKNYPIPSASQRTELASEVLNDHWVSVTSGSEDYSFKHMRKNQYEESLFRCEDDRFELDMLLESVNVTTKRVEELLEKINNNTIKMDSPIRIEEHFTALNLRCIERLYGDHGLDVMDVLRKNGPLALPVILTRLKQKQEEWARCRSDFNKVWADIYAKNYHKSLDHRSFYFKQQDTKSLSTKALLAEIKEISEKKRKEDDVLLSIAAGNRRPIIPNLEFEYPDPEIHEDLYQLIKYSCGEVCTTEQLDKVMKIWTTFLEPMLGVPTRPQGAEDTEDVVKAKNHTGKHGTVSAGDTDGSPGGGATATNSKQLNSSRNGDESIQPEQSSSCRTWAVNGANGVKDESSLDIDRAACKGDTFCNTSQQGKVQSNASTAEETSGVSKQDNSNERLVNSNLSPPGLEQSNGRTNQENSSGLSPTPSRPGNGTVDGGLELPSSEGGDSTRPVISSNGAIGEGTKGLRYLEESARHFKIEREEGEISPNGDFEEDNFANYREAGLGAVQKPKDGVVGRQYQARHAEEEICGGETGGENDADADDEGEESAQRSSEDSENASENGDVSGSESGDGEECSREEREEDVDNDEHDTKAESEGEAEGMADAHDVEGDGISLPLSERFLLTVKPLAKHVPPALHDKEKDSRVFYGNDSFYVLFRLHQTLYERIQSAKTNSSSAERKWRASNDMSPSDSYARFMNALYNLLDGSSDNTKFEDDCRAIIGTQSYVLFTLDKLIYKLVKQLQTVASDEMDNKLVQLYAFEKSRKPGRFVDVVYHENARVLLHDENIYRIECSSLPTRVSIQLMDFGHDKPEMTAVSMDPNFSAYLHNEFLSVLPDKKEKSGIFLKRNKCAYGSSDELSAICEAMEGLKVTNGLECKIACHSSKVSYVLDTEDFLFRTKRKRKTLHRDSSCQKLARSSNGSSRVERFHRLLSGS
- the LOC18793378 gene encoding paired amphipathic helix protein Sin3-like 4 isoform X3; amino-acid sequence: MKRSREDVFMTSQLKRPMVSSRGEPSGQPQMMGGAAAQKLTTSDALAYLKAVKDIFQDNRDKYEEFLEVMKDFKAQRIDTAGVIERVKDLFKGHRELILGFNTFLPKGYEITLPLEDEPQPPQKKPVEFEEAINFVNKIKTRFQGDDHVYKSFLDILNMYRKENKSITEVYQEVAALFQEHSDLLVEFTHFLPDTSGTASIHFAPSHRNAMLRDRSSAMPPMRQMHVDKKERTMGSYADHDLSVDRPDPDHDRALMKVDKEQRRRGEKEKERREDRERRERDRDDRDFDHDGSRDFNMQHFPHKRKSARRTEDLATEQLHPGMYGQEFAYCDKVKEKLRNPDDYQEFLKCLHIFSKEIITRSELQSLVGDLLGRYPDLMDGFDEFLACCEKKDGFLAGVMSKKSLWNEGHLPRSVKVEDRDRDRDRDRERDDGVKDRERETRERDRLEKNGASGNKEVGGQKISIFSSKDKYLAKPINELDLSNCERCTPSYRLLPKNYPIPSASQRTELASEVLNDHWVSVTSGSEDYSFKHMRKNQYEESLFRCEDDRFELDMLLESVNVTTKRVEELLEKINNNTIKMDSPIRIEEHFTALNLRCIERLYGDHGLDVMDVLRKNGPLALPVILTRLKQKQEEWARCRSDFNKVWADIYAKNYHKSLDHRSFYFKQQDTKSLSTKALLAEIKEISEKKRKEDDVLLSIAAGNRRPIIPNLEFEYPDPEIHEDLYQLIKYSCGEVCTTEQLDKVMKIWTTFLEPMLGVPTRPQGAEDTEDVVKAKNHTGKHGTVSAGDTDGSPGGGATATNSKQLNSSRNGDESIQPEQSSSCRTWAVNGANGVKDESSLDIDRAACKGDTFCNTSQQGKVQSNASTAEETSGVSKQDNSNERLVNSNLSPPGLEQSNGRTNQENSSGLSPTPSRPGNGTVDGGLELPSSEGGDSTRPVISSNGAIGEGTKGLRYLEESARHFKIEREEGEISPNGDFEEDNFANYREAGLGAVQKPKDGVVGRQYQARHAEEEICGGETGGENDADADDEGEESAQRSSEDSENASENGDVSGSESGDGEECSREEREEDVDNDEHDTKAESEGEAEGMADAHDVEGDGISLPLSERFLLTVKPLAKHVPPALHDKEKDSRVFYGNDSFYVLFRLHQTLYERIQSAKTNSSSAERKWRASNDMSPSDSYARFMNALYNLLDGSSDNTKFEDDCRAIIGTQSYVLFTLDKLIYKLVKQLQTVASDEMDNKLVQLYAFEKSRKPGRFVDVVYHENARVLLHDENIYRIECSSLPTRVSIQLMDFGHDKPEMTAVSMDPNFSAYLHNEFLSVLPDKKEKSGIFLKRNKCAYGSSDELSAICEAMEGLKVTNGLECKIACHSSKVSYVLDTEDFLFRTKRKRKTLHRDSSCQKLARSSNGSSRVERFHRLLSGS
- the LOC18793378 gene encoding paired amphipathic helix protein Sin3-like 4 isoform X2, translating into MKRSREDVFMTSQLKRPMVSSRGEPSGQPQMMGGAAAQKLTTSDALAYLKAVKDIFQDNRDKYEEFLEVMKDFKAQRIDTAGVIERVKDLFKGHRELILGFNTFLPKGYEITLPLEDEPQPPQKKPVEFEEAINFVNKIKTRFQGDDHVYKSFLDILNMYRKENKSITEVYQEVAALFQEHSDLLVEFTHFLPDTSGTASIHFAPSHRNAMLRDRSSAMPPMRQMHVDKKERTMGSYADHDLSVDRPDPDHDRALMKVDKEQRRRGEKEKERREDRERRERDRDDRDFDHDGSRDFNMQHFPHKRKSARRTEDLATEQLHPGGEGDENFAEHLISSSYDDKNSAKSMYGQEFAYCDKVKEKLRNPDDYQEFLKCLHIFSKEIITRSELQSLVGDLLGRYPDLMDGFDEFLACCEKKESLWNEGHLPRSVKVEDRDRDRDRDRERDDGVKDRERETRERDRLEKNGASGNKEVGGQKISIFSSKDKYLAKPINELDLSNCERCTPSYRLLPKNYPIPSASQRTELASEVLNDHWVSVTSGSEDYSFKHMRKNQYEESLFRCEDDRFELDMLLESVNVTTKRVEELLEKINNNTIKMDSPIRIEEHFTALNLRCIERLYGDHGLDVMDVLRKNGPLALPVILTRLKQKQEEWARCRSDFNKVWADIYAKNYHKSLDHRSFYFKQQDTKSLSTKALLAEIKEISEKKRKEDDVLLSIAAGNRRPIIPNLEFEYPDPEIHEDLYQLIKYSCGEVCTTEQLDKVMKIWTTFLEPMLGVPTRPQGAEDTEDVVKAKNHTGKHGTVSAGDTDGSPGGGATATNSKQLNSSRNGDESIQPEQSSSCRTWAVNGANGVKDESSLDIDRAACKGDTFCNTSQQGKVQSNASTAEETSGVSKQDNSNERLVNSNLSPPGLEQSNGRTNQENSSGLSPTPSRPGNGTVDGGLELPSSEGGDSTRPVISSNGAIGEGTKGLRYLEESARHFKIEREEGEISPNGDFEEDNFANYREAGLGAVQKPKDGVVGRQYQARHAEEEICGGETGGENDADADDEGEESAQRSSEDSENASENGDVSGSESGDGEECSREEREEDVDNDEHDTKAESEGEAEGMADAHDVEGDGISLPLSERFLLTVKPLAKHVPPALHDKEKDSRVFYGNDSFYVLFRLHQTLYERIQSAKTNSSSAERKWRASNDMSPSDSYARFMNALYNLLDGSSDNTKFEDDCRAIIGTQSYVLFTLDKLIYKLVKQLQTVASDEMDNKLVQLYAFEKSRKPGRFVDVVYHENARVLLHDENIYRIECSSLPTRVSIQLMDFGHDKPEMTAVSMDPNFSAYLHNEFLSVLPDKKEKSGIFLKRNKCAYGSSDELSAICEAMEGLKVTNGLECKIACHSSKVSYVLDTEDFLFRTKRKRKTLHRDSSCQKLARSSNGSSRVERFHRLLSGS